A genomic region of Pseudomonas sp. RSB 5.4 contains the following coding sequences:
- a CDS encoding MFS transporter, which produces MVTHNDRRNNLSLDSLNFFLADVRDGLGPYLAIYLLAVHHWEPASIGLVMILAGIAALVTQTPAGALVDNTRSKRAVIAVAALLVTGSCLVLPFVTSFSLVAITQALSAATASVFAPAISAITLGITGPRAFTRRTGRNETFNHAGNACAALLAGGFSYLFGPVAVFYLMAVMALCSVIAVSFVDANAINHDLARGLDPSDATHAKAPSGLAVLLTNKALLMFAICCALFHLANAAMLPLVSQKLAQVNLQMATPLTSACIVAAQLVMVPVALLVGAKAEWGRKPLLLAGFLILPLRGVLYTLSADPYWLVAVQMLDGIGAGIFGALFLVVVKDLTLGTGHFNISLGALSTVFGLGAALSSSVAGIVLQEAGYNAAFLTLAVIAGLAFVLLWLAVPETLADRRDAVIATV; this is translated from the coding sequence GTGGTCACTCATAACGATCGTCGCAACAACCTCTCGCTGGACAGCCTGAACTTCTTCCTCGCCGATGTGCGCGACGGACTCGGGCCGTATCTGGCGATTTATCTGTTGGCGGTTCACCACTGGGAGCCGGCCAGCATCGGGCTGGTGATGATCCTCGCCGGGATCGCTGCGCTTGTCACCCAGACACCCGCCGGGGCCCTCGTCGACAACACCCGGAGTAAGCGGGCGGTGATTGCGGTTGCCGCGTTACTGGTGACCGGCAGCTGTCTGGTGTTGCCCTTCGTCACCTCCTTCAGTCTGGTGGCAATTACTCAAGCCTTGAGCGCCGCCACGGCGTCGGTGTTCGCCCCGGCCATTTCGGCGATCACCCTCGGCATCACCGGCCCACGAGCGTTCACTCGGCGCACCGGACGCAACGAGACCTTCAACCATGCCGGCAACGCCTGCGCGGCGCTGCTTGCCGGTGGTTTTTCCTACCTGTTCGGGCCGGTGGCGGTGTTTTATCTGATGGCGGTCATGGCGCTATGCAGTGTGATTGCCGTGAGCTTCGTCGATGCCAACGCGATCAACCATGATCTCGCGCGAGGCCTAGACCCCAGCGACGCTACACACGCCAAGGCGCCTTCGGGATTGGCGGTGCTGCTGACCAACAAGGCGTTGCTGATGTTCGCCATCTGTTGTGCCCTCTTCCACCTGGCGAACGCGGCGATGCTGCCACTGGTGAGCCAGAAACTGGCGCAGGTCAATCTGCAGATGGCGACGCCACTGACTTCGGCCTGCATCGTCGCCGCGCAACTGGTCATGGTGCCGGTCGCGTTGCTGGTCGGGGCCAAGGCCGAGTGGGGACGCAAGCCGCTGCTGCTCGCAGGCTTCCTGATTCTGCCGTTGCGCGGCGTGCTCTATACCTTGTCCGCGGATCCTTACTGGCTGGTGGCGGTACAGATGCTCGACGGCATCGGCGCGGGGATCTTCGGCGCGCTGTTCCTGGTTGTAGTGAAAGACCTGACCCTGGGCACCGGACACTTCAACATCAGCCTCGGCGCCCTTTCGACCGTGTTTGGCCTGGGCGCGGCATTGAGCAGTAGTGTCGCGGGGATTGTGTTACAAGAGGCCGGATACAACGCGGCGTTTTTGACCCTGGCGGTGATTGCCGGGCTGGCGTTTGTGCTGTTGTGGCTGGCAGTACCGGAGACATTGGCAGACCGACGCGACGCAGTTATCGCCACGGTTTGA
- a CDS encoding DMT family transporter translates to MNVMPIRFSLLNFCLLMAMVVSWSSGFIGYRYIADQGSVYLASLWRFMLAALLLLPFAWAGLRGLRGLRGLRGLRGKDVMHQALLGLFAIGGYIGPIAASIQLGVTPGTASLFANLLPLTIVLLAGSVPGQRTRGWQWLGLALCVIGMLLASAASVEWASATLWVYSLPLLAVLSLAAATLFEKARAGVAMPVTTALFIQVCAVVPLFALLAGVEGELRPPISTDFAGGVLWLVIFSTFGGYGFYWLCLQRFSMQRISCALFLTPPVTLLWAWLQFDDPLSVSALFGIGLTLFGLPLLGRTSSDSSLAPAPCTKLNPRATSH, encoded by the coding sequence ATGAACGTCATGCCGATTCGATTTTCACTGCTGAATTTTTGCTTGCTGATGGCGATGGTGGTCAGCTGGAGTTCCGGATTCATCGGTTATCGCTACATCGCCGATCAGGGCAGCGTGTACCTGGCCTCGTTGTGGCGATTTATGCTGGCGGCGTTGCTGTTGCTGCCCTTCGCCTGGGCTGGCTTGCGTGGTTTGCGCGGTTTGCGCGGTTTGCGCGGTTTGCGCGGCAAGGATGTGATGCATCAGGCACTGCTGGGGCTGTTTGCTATTGGTGGCTACATCGGACCGATTGCTGCCTCGATTCAACTTGGCGTCACGCCGGGCACCGCGTCACTGTTTGCCAATCTGTTGCCGCTGACCATTGTATTGTTGGCGGGCAGCGTCCCGGGTCAGCGCACGCGCGGCTGGCAATGGCTGGGTTTGGCGTTGTGTGTGATCGGCATGCTGCTGGCCAGCGCCGCGAGTGTCGAATGGGCCAGTGCGACGCTGTGGGTCTACAGCTTGCCATTGCTGGCGGTGCTGTCGCTGGCGGCGGCCACCTTGTTTGAAAAAGCCCGCGCCGGCGTGGCAATGCCGGTCACTACAGCGCTGTTCATTCAGGTGTGTGCCGTGGTGCCGCTGTTTGCGTTGCTGGCCGGTGTCGAGGGTGAACTGCGCCCGCCCATCAGTACGGATTTCGCCGGTGGCGTGCTGTGGCTGGTGATTTTCTCGACCTTCGGCGGCTATGGGTTTTACTGGCTTTGCCTGCAGCGTTTCAGCATGCAACGCATCAGTTGCGCACTGTTTCTGACGCCACCCGTGACGCTGCTGTGGGCGTGGCTGCAGTTCGACGATCCGCTGAGTGTCAGCGCCCTGTTCGGTATTGGCTTGACCCTTTTCGGGTTGCCATTGCTCGGGAGAACGTCGAGCGATTCGAGCCTGGCGCCTGCACCCTGCACGAAACTAAATCCGCGGGCGACTAGTCACTGA
- a CDS encoding LysR substrate-binding domain-containing protein, with protein sequence MAEALDIELLRTFQAIVRFGQFLAAATFLNKSPSAVSLHVRRLEALAGGRLLERDNQTVNLTPLGRRFALQSAELLRHHDQLLASFSTPLASGRVRLGISEEYAGAVLGCTLPHLSADFPHIELEVETGASGRLSTRLERGQLDLALLVVVANAPPSTRCARMLGLTQPVWVAAHNYTQDLTRPVPLALHGKGCPYRSVAVDALSEQGRRWRAVIVSAGASALETAIEAGLAVGIVDRAQVRPGMRVLSSEEGLPELPLHELRLMRAPGELSEAGEVLVRLIGDGFVL encoded by the coding sequence ATGGCCGAAGCCCTTGATATCGAACTGTTGCGCACCTTTCAGGCGATCGTGCGCTTCGGGCAATTTCTCGCCGCCGCGACTTTCCTCAACAAGAGTCCGTCGGCGGTCAGCCTGCATGTGCGGCGTCTGGAAGCGCTGGCGGGCGGGCGATTGCTGGAGCGCGATAACCAGACTGTCAATCTCACGCCGCTGGGTCGACGCTTTGCCCTGCAGAGCGCCGAACTGTTGCGCCATCACGATCAATTACTGGCCAGTTTCAGCACACCGCTGGCAAGCGGGCGGGTCCGCCTGGGGATTTCCGAGGAGTACGCCGGCGCGGTGCTCGGTTGTACGTTGCCGCACCTGTCGGCAGATTTTCCGCACATCGAGCTGGAAGTCGAAACCGGTGCCAGCGGCCGTCTGAGTACGCGCCTGGAGCGTGGGCAACTGGATCTGGCGTTGCTGGTGGTCGTCGCCAATGCGCCGCCATCGACGCGTTGTGCAAGGATGCTGGGCCTGACCCAGCCAGTGTGGGTCGCCGCGCACAACTACACGCAGGATCTCACCCGGCCGGTACCGCTGGCGTTGCACGGCAAGGGTTGTCCTTATCGCAGCGTTGCCGTGGATGCATTGAGCGAGCAGGGTCGGCGGTGGCGCGCAGTGATTGTCAGCGCCGGTGCGAGCGCGCTGGAAACAGCCATCGAGGCCGGACTGGCGGTGGGCATTGTTGATCGTGCGCAAGTGCGACCCGGCATGCGGGTGCTGAGCAGTGAGGAGGGTCTTCCCGAGTTGCCGCTGCACGAGTTGCGCCTGATGCGGGCACCGGGTGAATTGAGTGAGGCGGGGGAGGTTTTGGTGCGTTTGATCGGTGACGGCTTTGTGTTGTGA
- the proP gene encoding glycine betaine/L-proline transporter ProP, giving the protein MKSRKNTVNPIGLKDITIVDDAKMRKAITAAALGNAMEWFDFGVYGFVAYALGKIFFPGADPGVQMIAALATFSVPFLIRPLGGLFFGALGDKYGRQKVLAATIVIMSLSTFAIGLIPSYESIGIWAPILLLLAKMAQGFSVGGEYTGASIFVAEYAPDRKRGFLGSWLDFGSIAGFVLGAGVVVLISTIIGEEKFLEWGWRLPFFLALPLGMIGLYLRHALEETPAFQQHVEKLEEGDREGLAGGPKVSFKEVATKHWRSLMTCIGVVAVTNVTYYMLLTYMPSYLSHNLHYSENRGVLIIIAIMVGMLFVQPAIGFISDKIGRKPFIVVGSIGLFLLAIPAFMLINSGKIGLIFSGLLILAVLLNFFIGVMASTLPAMFPTHIRYSALAAAFNVSVLIAGLTPTAVAWLVESTNNLYMPAYYLMVIAVVGLITGVTMKETANKPLRGAAPAASDLEEAKELLKEHHDNIEQKIEDIDAEIAELEAKRKELVQQHPRIN; this is encoded by the coding sequence ATGAAATCAAGGAAAAACACCGTCAATCCCATCGGATTGAAAGACATCACGATTGTCGACGACGCCAAGATGCGCAAGGCGATCACCGCCGCCGCACTGGGCAACGCCATGGAATGGTTTGACTTCGGCGTGTACGGCTTCGTCGCCTACGCGCTGGGCAAGATCTTCTTCCCCGGCGCCGATCCTGGCGTGCAAATGATTGCTGCCCTGGCGACCTTCTCGGTGCCGTTTCTGATCCGTCCATTGGGTGGTTTGTTCTTCGGCGCCCTGGGCGACAAGTACGGACGCCAGAAAGTCCTCGCCGCGACCATTGTGATCATGTCGCTGAGCACCTTCGCCATCGGCCTGATTCCGTCCTACGAGTCGATCGGCATCTGGGCGCCGATCTTGTTGTTACTGGCGAAAATGGCTCAGGGTTTCTCGGTCGGCGGCGAATACACCGGCGCGTCGATCTTCGTCGCCGAATACGCGCCCGACCGTAAACGCGGCTTCCTCGGCAGTTGGCTGGACTTCGGCTCGATTGCCGGTTTCGTCCTCGGCGCCGGTGTGGTGGTGCTGATTTCGACGATCATCGGCGAAGAGAAATTCCTTGAATGGGGCTGGCGCCTGCCGTTCTTCCTTGCGCTGCCACTGGGCATGATCGGCCTTTATCTGCGTCATGCTCTGGAAGAGACACCGGCGTTTCAACAGCATGTCGAGAAACTCGAGGAAGGTGATCGCGAAGGTCTGGCGGGCGGTCCGAAAGTTTCGTTCAAGGAAGTTGCGACCAAACACTGGCGCAGCCTGATGACCTGTATCGGTGTGGTGGCGGTGACCAACGTCACCTATTACATGCTGCTGACCTACATGCCGAGCTATCTGTCGCACAACCTGCACTACAGCGAAAACCGTGGCGTGTTGATCATCATCGCGATCATGGTCGGCATGCTATTCGTGCAGCCGGCGATTGGTTTTATCAGCGACAAGATCGGCCGCAAACCCTTCATTGTGGTCGGCAGCATCGGCCTGTTCCTGCTGGCGATTCCGGCGTTCATGCTGATCAACAGCGGCAAGATCGGCCTGATCTTTTCCGGCTTGCTGATCCTCGCGGTGCTGCTGAACTTCTTCATCGGCGTCATGGCCTCGACCCTGCCGGCAATGTTCCCCACGCACATCCGCTACAGTGCACTGGCCGCCGCGTTCAACGTCTCGGTACTGATTGCCGGCCTGACGCCGACCGCCGTGGCCTGGCTGGTGGAAAGCACCAACAATCTGTACATGCCGGCCTACTACCTGATGGTGATTGCCGTGGTCGGCCTGATCACCGGCGTGACCATGAAGGAAACCGCCAACAAGCCACTGCGCGGCGCCGCACCGGCCGCGTCGGACCTTGAAGAAGCCAAGGAACTGCTCAAGGAACACCACGACAACATCGAGCAGAAAATCGAAGACATCGACGCCGAAATTGCCGAGCTGGAAGCCAAGCGCAAGGAGTTGGTGCAGCAGCATCCGCGGATAAACTGA